The genomic segment TGAGGCGGCGAAGAGAATCCACAGGATGGTGTTGGCGCGGGCGTTGATCTGCTCGTGCATGCGCTTCACACTGATCTGGTAGCGATCGCCGGATTTGTAGACCTCGGGGTGGGATTTGACCATCGAGGCGTAAACGGTGTCGAGTTCGGCGCGGGCCGAGTCAAGAGTGGCGCCCGGAGCAAGGCGGCCGAAGACCTCGGTCATGCGGTGTTCGCGGCCGGTGACCATGGTGGCGGAGAGGTGATGAGGGCTGGTGACGACGTTGGCGATGATCTCCGTAGCAACCGGATAAGGCACGGAGGGCTGGAGCACGCCAATCACAGTCGCGGAGCGCGCGCCAGAGTAGCTCTCCAGCCGAACCTGCTTACCCAGCACGTTGGGGTCCGAGTGCATGGCTTCGCGCCAGAAGTTATACGTAAGCACCACCACACCGGGTGCGTTCTGGCCGTCATCGGCGGGCCCAATGAGGCGGCCGAGAACAGGGCTGAGGCCCATCACGTCGAAGTAGTTGCCGTCGACCACGCCGGCCGGGATTTCGCGCGGGGTGCCGAGGCCGACGACCGTGAAGCCGATCGTGGAGAAGGTGCCCAGCTTGCTGATCGCGTGCAGATTTTCGCCGATGTCTTTGATCTCAGGGACAGAAAACGTCGCGTTCTCCACGCCGAGCCCCGGGGCGCTCTGACGAATGTAGAGCAGATGGCTCTCGTCGCGGTTGGCCAGCGGCTTGAGCAGCACAGCGCGCACAACGCTGAAGATGGCGGCATTGGCGCCAATGCCGAGCGCGAGCGTGAGGGCGACCGTGAACCACAAGGTTTTCACGCGCCAAAGCGAGCGGATAGCGATGCGCAGATCGTGCAGGAAGAGCATGGGTGACCTCCCAGGGCCCGGATTTTGGGGAAGCGTGCCTCGGTTATGTTGATATCAACCGATCTCAACCAATGTCAAGGTCATTATCCTTCAGATTGCTGTCAAAACGTCGTGGAGAAAACGTGAAGCGGCCCGATTTTGCTCTGTAACGCATGCAGGAATAATGCATTCCCATATAAGAATATGTCAAGCGCGACTTGCGCTACACATCCAGCCGATTCGAGGCCGCTACGCGCCCGTACCAGTAGCCCGAATCCTTGATGGTGCGCTTCTGGTTGCGGAAGTCTGTGTAGATCAGCCCGTAGCGCTCGGTGTAACCCTCTGCCCACTGGAAGTTGTCGAGCAGCGTCCAGGCATGAAACGCGCGGACCTTGGCTCCCTCTGCGATCGCGCGCGACAACTCCGCAAGTTCGTCGCGATACCACTGAATGCGCCGCGTATCGGGGACGCGCCCGTGTTCGTCGGGTGAGTCCAAATAACTGCAGCCGCTTTCGGTGATTTCAATCGGAAGGCTGTAGTCGTGGCTGATCTTCGTCACCAGGTCGTAGATGCCGCGCGGCCATATCTCCAGGCCGGCATCGGTCAGCGGTCCTTCGGTAGGCATCCCCGCACGGAAGCGCGTGTAGGGATCGCGGCCGCCCGGCGAGTTGCTCTCAATCTCGGTGCCGCTGAAATTCCCTCCGCTCTGAAACTTCTCCTTGCTTGCATCGGAGACCACGCGGCGCGTGTAGTAGTGGAGGCCAATCCAGTCCAGCGGTGCATAAAGGATCTTCTCGTCGCCGGCCTTGAAGCCCATCACATCGAGTGGCGGCTCGCCCACAAACGCATTTGGGTAACGGCCCGTCATCGCAGCTTCAAGGAAGAACACGTTGTTCATCGCGTGATAGCGCGCCGCAGCCGCGCGGTCGCCGTCCGTGTCCGTCTTCGGGTAAGCGGGCGCCATCTCATACGCGCTGCCGAACGTGGCCTTCCCCGACGCCGCTTTCACGGCGCGGTGCGCCTGGCCCTGCGCCAGGGCCAGCGTGTGAGTAGCTTTCAAAAAGTCACTGAAGCTCGTCCGGCATGGTGGAAATGCGCCGGCCGCATAGCCCATGAACGCGATTGCCCACGGCATGTTGAAAGGCGCCCACACGGTGATGCGGTCGCCGAGATGCTTGGCGAGAATGCCGGCATAATCCGCGAAATAGTTTGCCAGGTCGCGATTGGGCCAGCCGCCGCGGTCTTCAAGCGCCTGCGGCAGATCCCAGTGGTACATAGTGCACCACGGGCGAATGCCGGCCTCGAGCAACGCATCGACAAAGCGGCTATAGTGATCGATCCCCTTCATGTTCGGCGCGCCCACTCCGGTTGGCTGGATACGCGGCCACGAGATGGAAAATCGATAGCTCTTGACGTTGAGCTGCTTGGCTAGCGCGATGTCCTGCGGGTAGAGGTGATATTGATCGCAGGCCACGTCGCCCGTAACGCCGCCACGCACCTTGCCCGGTGTGTGCGTGAATCGATCCCAGATCGACTCGCCTTTGCCGTCTTCGTTCCAAGCACCTTCATTCTGATAAGAGGCCGTCGCGACTCCCCAGAGGAACCCATCCGGAAACCGAGCAGCTTTGATCGCAGACTCAGGAATGGCGCCGGGAACCGAAGCAGAGGAACTCTGCGTTGCAGCGTAGTGGGATGACAGAGCAGCACCTGCAACAGCGGCCAGAGAACGTGCGGCAAACTGACGACGGTTCATTGCAGACTCCTCGATAGAGTCAGCCCGGTAGGTCAACCGGAGCCTCGAAGAGACTATCGCACATCGGCCTATGCGCGACTGGGAGTTTCGTTCTCCATGAGGTAATCCTGCTGATGATCTTTGCCAACCACAAACGTCTTCTCGCCGATGATGCGGAACCCCCACCGTTGATAGAAGGCGATCGCGCGTGGGTTGCCGGAGAATACGCTCAGCCAGATGCCTGCCTTCGCCGCCGCCTCGGCAGTCGCGAGCGCCTCTTTCATGAGTACGTTCGCAAGCCCCGTGCCGTGGAAAGGCGTATCGACGTAGAACTTCCTCAACTCCACGTCTGCACGTGACTGCTGCGGCGCTGGAGCTTGCGCGACCAGTGCGAAGCCGGCGAGCCGGTTCGACACACGCGCCAAAAGAATCGCATTGCCAGGGTCGTCGATGAACTCGCGGAATTTCTGCGCGGTCAGTTCCCGGGACGTGAATGCAAGCAGGTCTTCAGCAGGCGTATGGGCGGGGCAGCCCAGGTGGAAGAGCGCGGTCGACAGGCGGGACAGGTCCTCGCTGTCGTCGGGCGTGGCGCGGAGAATATTGGGCTCGAAATCTGCCATTCGAATCTCGATGACAATGACGACTCAAGTGAAGTCAGCAGACCCGGCCGAGTAACTGAATCGGCCGGGCCCGCTGGAGTATTGCTAGTACTTCGGCACCGATGGATCGATCTGGTCGCTCCACGCGCCGATGCCGCCGGCAACGTTGGCGACCTTGGGATAACCCTGCTGCTGCAGGAACTCCGCGATGCGCTGCGAGCGCCCGCCGCCCTTGCAGTGAATGACGACTTCACGGTTGCGATCGATTTCGCTGAGGCGATTAGGTACGTCGTTCTGCGGGATCAGCTTGCCGCCGATCTGCGCAATCTGCGCCTCCCAAGGCTCGCGCACGTCAATGAGCTGTACGTCTTCACCCGCATCGATGCGAGCCTTCAATTCCTGCACAGTAAGCTGCGGAATGCCGTTCTTCAAATTCTTCTCCTTGGGGCTCTCCGGCACAATGCCGCAGAACTGCTGATAATCGATGAGCTCGGTGACAGTGGGATTGGTACCGCACACCGGGCAGTCAGGATTCTTGCGCAGCTTGAGTTCGCGGAAGCGCATGCTGAGCGCGTCAACAAGCAGCAGACGGCCAATGAGAGGTTCGCCCTTGCCGAGGATCAGTTTGATGGCCTCGGTGGCCTGCATAATGCCGACAAGGCCGGGCAGGATGCCGAGCACTCCACCCTCGGCGCAACTGGGCACCAGTCCCGGCGGTGGCGGCTCAGGGTAGAGGCAGCGATAGCATGGTCCGTCCTTCGCAGCGAACACGCTGCACTGCCCTTCAAAACGGAAGATGGACCCGTACGCATTCGGCTTGCCCAGCAGCACGCACGCATCGTTGACCAGGTAGCGCGTGGGGAAGTTGTCGGTCCCATCGGCGATGACGTCGTAGTCCTTGAGGATGTCGAGTGCGTTGGCGCTGGTGAGCATCGTCTCGTGCTTGACGACATTGAGCGAAGGGTTGAGCGCCTTGAGCTTTTCTTCGGCGGAATCGAGCTTCTTGCGCCCGATGTCCTGCGTGAAATGGATGATCTGGCGCTGCAGGTTGCTGGCGTCGACCACGTCGAAATCGACCAGACCCAGCGTGCCCACTCCAGCAGCAGCGAGATAAAACGCGAGCGGCGAGCCGAGCCCGCCTGTTCCCACACAGAGGACCTTTGCGGCTTTCAGCCGGCGCTGGCCCTCCATGCCGACTTCAGGCAGGATCAGGTGGCGCGAGTAACGCGAGAGTTCGTCGGGCGTGAGCTCGGGAAGAGCGGCGGTATCAGTGAAAGTAGTAGCCATTGAGTTCTCAGTTCACAGTTCGAAGTTCACAGTTGCTCGATAACGGCTGAGGGCTTACACCCGCCGGCGATTGACGGAATGATCGTCAGCGTGTCGTTCTCCAGCACGGCCGAATCTTCCTTCTGCGGCAGATAGCGCACATCCTCGTCATTCAGATAAATGTTCACAAACGCACGTATTTTGCCCTCGGCGTTGAACAGATGCTTGCGCAACTCGGGGCGGTCGAGCGTGAGCGCATCCATCGCGCCTCGCACCGTGGGAGCGTTGACCTCGATCTTTGATTGCCCGTCGACATACTGACGAAGCGGCGTGGGGATAATGATCGTCATTGCGTATCGATAACCTCGCGGTACTGATTAGATGATGCATGGTGAGACAGGGATCAGGGAAGTCATGGGGCGCAAACGAAAGCGGCTTCGGGTAGCCCGAAGCCGCTTCGAGTGTTGCAGTTGCGCGCTCAGCGGGTGCCCGGCTTGCTCGCGGCGGCCGGCTGGGCGGCCGGCTTGGGGGCAGCCGGTTTGGGAGCAGACGCCTCTGATGCGGCTTTCATCCTGGGTTTCCAGAAGTCCGGATCGGCCTTGGCCCAGGAGTCTTCCGGATAGCTCTGCTTCGGGTTGATGCTGAACAGCTCCGAGTGGGATGACTCAATGGCCTGCCCGAATGCCTGATCGATCTTGGCCATCCCGTCCTCGCCGCCGGCAGCCTCCATTACCTTGTTGAAAGCCGCGTTTTCGTCATCGATTTCGCTCAGAGAGTTGCGCGCGGTGATCGAGAGGTAGGTGCAGCAGTCTGCCCCATAGTTCACCTCGTAAGCGGCCCAGTGTGCGCTCGAGCCTGCCTTGTCCAGGGCCTCTTTGTACATTTTGGTAAGGTCCGCAAAGTCCTTTCGGTGACCCGGGCGAACCCTGAACGAAGTGATCTCGTAATAGCGCGCGTGCGAGATATCGCCGTGCGGGTGAAAGCTCAAATCCGGATTGTAGAAGCCTACTGCCTGGTCCATGCCGTCGAGCAGTTCACCATCGCCGGAGGCCGCACGATCGAAATCCGTTGCGAACGCGCCCGTTGCGAGGACCTTGTTGTCGGCCTCCCACGCCTGCAAAGAAGGGAACCGTGTGATGTAGAGCGCACGGGACTTGCCGGACATGGAGTTCAGGGCTACATAGTGGCCCTGCAGTTTGGCTCGATTGTTGAGGGATACGAAGGCGGCTTCGGAACGGTCGTGGACCATGCCCATTTTGCCGGGTTTGATCCATTCACGCGTGATCTGGATGACCTTCGGCGGCGAGGGCATGGCATCCTGCGCGCCGGCGAGGCTTCCGCCGAGGACAACGACAGACATCCCAAACAGGACGGGGCAGAGGATTCTCATTGGCAATCTCCTTTGATTGATTTGCTTGATTCCTGGAATGACCCATAGAGAAATAGCAATGCTTCGGGGCCCAAACCCAGGGGAGTGCCAATTGGTGGAATATCGCGACTATCGGCCTGGCCAGTCCAGCATGTCAAGTAGATTCTGTGCGGGTAAAAGCGGCTGCGCGCAAATTGCGGGGAGGGGATTCGTCAACCTGCAACTTCGATCGTCTGCTGCTCGAAGCGCTTGTCTTCCTCGGTGGTCCCGGCTAGCAGAAATGCGTTTGTGACCTCTGCCCTGCCCTTCGCCACCGCGGTGATGACATAAGTGCAGCCCACCCAGTGGGCTTCTGCAAAATCAGTCTGCGACCATTGCGCGGGATGATCGGGATGCGAATGATAGAAGCCGGCTACATCGAGGCCCTGCCGCATCGCATCGCGCTGGATGCGCACGAGTTCGGCTGGATCGATGTTGTAGCGATTATGCGCCGAGTCGGTGCGGGTGTTGCCGGCGCGCACGGCCGACACAACCGACCAGTTGCCCTGCTCGAAGTTCCCCAGCAGAACGCCGCAGCACTCGTACGGATACGTCTCTTCGCCGTGCGCGCGAAGATCGTCATAAACCTTCGTCGAGATTGCGAGTACGCTCATCGATTCCGCTCCTGCTCAGCGCTGCGAACTACGAACTGCGAACTATGAACTAGATCGAGTAGTCCCATTCTTCCTCCCAGAAGCGTTCGCTGAGGTACTTGTCAGCCGAGTCAGGAAATATGGTGACAATGGTTGCGCTGCGGCCGGCTGCCGCCTCTTCTCGCGCAATCTTCATGCTCGCCGCAACTGCTGCACCCGCGGAGATGCCCACCAGCAGGCCTTCTTCGCGGCCCAGACGTTGAACCGCGCTATATGCGGCTTCCGTTTCGATCTCGAGATTGCGATCGGCGAGCCCGGGATCGTAGATGGATGGCACGATGGCGGTAGCCATGTGCTTCATGCCCTCCAGTCCGTGAAACGGCGAGTCGGGTTGGAAGCTGATGGCCTGAATCGCCGGGTTGAATTCCTTCAGCCGGCGCGTGGTGCCCGTGAATGTACCGCTGGTGCCCAGGCCTGCAACAAAGTGCGTGAGCTGCCCGCCGGTCTGCTCCCAGATTTCGACGGCTGTCGTGTTGTAGTGCGCCTGCCAGTTGGCTGGGTTCGAGTACTGATCAGCATAGAAAAACTTTTCGGGCGACTCGGCGGCCAACTCGCGCGCACGCCGGATAGCCCCATCGGAGCCCTGACCGGGATCGGTCCACTCCACCTCCGCACCATAAGCGCGCAGGATGTGCTTGCGCTCCGGCGAAACATTACTGGGCATGCAGAGCAGCACGGGAAAGCCGAGAGCCGCACCCAGCATGGCAAATGCA from the Occallatibacter riparius genome contains:
- a CDS encoding glycoside hydrolase family 1 protein, yielding MNRRQFAARSLAAVAGAALSSHYAATQSSSASVPGAIPESAIKAARFPDGFLWGVATASYQNEGAWNEDGKGESIWDRFTHTPGKVRGGVTGDVACDQYHLYPQDIALAKQLNVKSYRFSISWPRIQPTGVGAPNMKGIDHYSRFVDALLEAGIRPWCTMYHWDLPQALEDRGGWPNRDLANYFADYAGILAKHLGDRITVWAPFNMPWAIAFMGYAAGAFPPCRTSFSDFLKATHTLALAQGQAHRAVKAASGKATFGSAYEMAPAYPKTDTDGDRAAAARYHAMNNVFFLEAAMTGRYPNAFVGEPPLDVMGFKAGDEKILYAPLDWIGLHYYTRRVVSDASKEKFQSGGNFSGTEIESNSPGGRDPYTRFRAGMPTEGPLTDAGLEIWPRGIYDLVTKISHDYSLPIEITESGCSYLDSPDEHGRVPDTRRIQWYRDELAELSRAIAEGAKVRAFHAWTLLDNFQWAEGYTERYGLIYTDFRNQKRTIKDSGYWYGRVAASNRLDV
- a CDS encoding GNAT family N-acetyltransferase, which translates into the protein MADFEPNILRATPDDSEDLSRLSTALFHLGCPAHTPAEDLLAFTSRELTAQKFREFIDDPGNAILLARVSNRLAGFALVAQAPAPQQSRADVELRKFYVDTPFHGTGLANVLMKEALATAEAAAKAGIWLSVFSGNPRAIAFYQRWGFRIIGEKTFVVGKDHQQDYLMENETPSRA
- the moeB gene encoding molybdopterin-synthase adenylyltransferase MoeB, with translation MATTFTDTAALPELTPDELSRYSRHLILPEVGMEGQRRLKAAKVLCVGTGGLGSPLAFYLAAAGVGTLGLVDFDVVDASNLQRQIIHFTQDIGRKKLDSAEEKLKALNPSLNVVKHETMLTSANALDILKDYDVIADGTDNFPTRYLVNDACVLLGKPNAYGSIFRFEGQCSVFAAKDGPCYRCLYPEPPPPGLVPSCAEGGVLGILPGLVGIMQATEAIKLILGKGEPLIGRLLLVDALSMRFRELKLRKNPDCPVCGTNPTVTELIDYQQFCGIVPESPKEKNLKNGIPQLTVQELKARIDAGEDVQLIDVREPWEAQIAQIGGKLIPQNDVPNRLSEIDRNREVVIHCKGGGRSQRIAEFLQQQGYPKVANVAGGIGAWSDQIDPSVPKY
- a CDS encoding MoaD/ThiS family protein gives rise to the protein MTIIIPTPLRQYVDGQSKIEVNAPTVRGAMDALTLDRPELRKHLFNAEGKIRAFVNIYLNDEDVRYLPQKEDSAVLENDTLTIIPSIAGGCKPSAVIEQL
- a CDS encoding M67 family metallopeptidase; the encoded protein is MSVLAISTKVYDDLRAHGEETYPYECCGVLLGNFEQGNWSVVSAVRAGNTRTDSAHNRYNIDPAELVRIQRDAMRQGLDVAGFYHSHPDHPAQWSQTDFAEAHWVGCTYVITAVAKGRAEVTNAFLLAGTTEEDKRFEQQTIEVAG
- a CDS encoding PLP-dependent cysteine synthase family protein — encoded protein: MKTTPTHPRPGLLVADRIGNTPLLRLEKVARDLPGITLLAKAEWVNPAGSVKDRAAWSMVRDALDRGLLAHGKTLLDATSGNTGIAFAMLGAALGFPVLLCMPSNVSPERKHILRAYGAEVEWTDPGQGSDGAIRRARELAAESPEKFFYADQYSNPANWQAHYNTTAVEIWEQTGGQLTHFVAGLGTSGTFTGTTRRLKEFNPAIQAISFQPDSPFHGLEGMKHMATAIVPSIYDPGLADRNLEIETEAAYSAVQRLGREEGLLVGISAGAAVAASMKIAREEAAAGRSATIVTIFPDSADKYLSERFWEEEWDYSI